GCCCATTGTGATGGAGATACTGAAGGAGCACCGCCCGCACATCCACGGCATGGTACACTGCAGCGGCGGCGCGCAGACCAAGGTGCTGCACTTCACGGAGAAAGTACACATCGTTAAAGACAACCTGTTCCCGGTGCCGCCGCTGTTCCGCGTGATTCAGGAGCAGAGCCACACCGACTGGAAAGAGATGTACAAGGTCTTCAACATGGGCCACCGCCTCGAGATTTACCTGCCCGAAGCCTACGCGCAGGACCTGATTGCCATCTCCAAAGCATTCGGCGTGGAGGCGCAGGTGATTGGCCGCGTGAAGAAGAGCAGCAAGAACGAGCTGACCATTCGCAGCAGACACGGCGAGTTTTACTACGAGGGATAGCCAGCCATCAAATACTATATAAAGCGTAACTTTATATATAAGCCACGGGCCAAGCGCCTGTGGCTTTTTTCGTTTTATGATGTTACAATATTGCGCTTGTAGCTCTTTCAGAAAGGGGCGGAGTATGCATTGAAAGGGGTTTTAAAGGAGGGGAGTCAAAGAAAAGTTGAATTTGCGATGTTACAAAGCAGCTACAAAACACCTTGTTATTGGCAGTAAAACAGTATATTATTAGTGTAATAAATCTATATATAGTTAATTATATGAAGAAACTATTTTCACCCCCCCATTCTCTAAAGGCCTTCCAATTAGCAAGTTAATGCTGATGAAAAAATCTCTATTAGCTGTCCTGCTGCTTCTTTCCTCCTTTGCGGCAGCCGCACAGCAGCAAGATACGGCTAAACTTTCCGCTGAAGTTGAAAAAAGGTTCTATGTAGGAGTAGGGGTAAGCACTGTATCCTATATGCTTTCTTTTAACAGCATGCTGGGAGGGAGCATAGAGCCTTTGGTAACGCCACACATAGGTTACAGACTGAATCGAAGGCTCAATGTTCAGTTAAGCATAGGTTATGACAAAGACAGAGAGGCTTTTGGTGGAACATACTTTGAGAATGAGGAGGACGAGGATAAGGGAATACTAACTTACGATGATAGCTACAATACCACTTGGGGCTGGGCTGTACCAATTATGCTTGAATTCACTCCTTTTAACACAAACAAGCGACTACAGCTTTATACCACCGCCAAACTTGTGCCTACATACGGCGCCTCCGAATTCCAGAGTATAAGAAGACGTGAGGGTATCACGACGGTTCTGGCAACGGATGAAGGTTCTGGCTTCAATACTTTCTTTATTGGCGGACTGCTCCTGAAGTACAGAATTAACCGCCGCATAGATGCATACTTGGAGGGTAACTTAATATACAAAGACCTACAAAAGTATAGCCCATATGCGGAATATGGTCCAAAGACTTTTGGGATAGGCATTAACTACAAGCTATAGTCGAAACAGGAGAGCTATAAAAGGCACTTTATGAAATATTTACTGCCATCCCTTTTCCTGCTTTTCTCCTTTACGGCAATAGCGCAGCAGCCTGCAAAAGATAGCGCAGATGAGGGCAAGCTATATATAAGCGCTGGCCTAACAAATCTTGGGTACCACATTTACTACGACGAGCCAAAAAGCTCGGGGTCTATAAGGTCGGGCTACTTCCATCCTATCTCATTAAATATTGGATACAAAGTGAATGAGAGAATCAGGGTGCAGGCCGGGCTTGCTTACGGGTGGAGTAAAGACAGTGGGGAATGGTCTCCTGGTTCTGCGGATACTTTATTGTATCAAGACTACTCCCGAACGCGCGCCGTAGCAGTTCCTCTTTCCGCTCAGTTTGTGCTCTTCAAGGCTTTCAGGCGATTTCCTGTATATGGCACCGCCACCCTGATGCCTGCGTTTGGCTCTACCCAAGCAAAGAGTACGGAAACTCGCCACGGTGTTATCACATCCACCGAGGCGAAAGACAGGGGCATGAATGTGTTTGCCACGGCTGGCCTCGGCTTTAACTACAAAATCAGCAACCGGTTTACAGGGTACCTGGAATACCTCTTCTTCAAGACGAACCTGACCGGGAAGAATTCATATCACCACGACTGGAATCAGTTTGCGACAAAGTCAGAGCAGATTTACTGGTCTCTGGCGCTTGGCGTCAACTACAGGCTGAAGTAGCCTTTTCTGGCATAATAATTGGCTTCTCAGGAGTATAAGCTAAAACCTATACTCCTGATGAAAAAGCTTCTACTTCCGATCCTGCTTGTGCTGCTGGCGCTGCCGGTATGGGCACAAGCCTCCGTCCTCACCTTCAAAGCCGAGCGGGGCGAGCTGTTCCAGGTAAGGCTGGACGGGCAGACCATCAACCATACGCCCTCCACGTTCGTGCGCCTGAACAACCTGCGGCCGGGCAGGCATTACCTCGAGTTCAAGGTCAGGAGCCGGCATGGCGTATATAATCTGGGGCAGCGCGTGCTTGTACGGAACGGGGTGGAGTCCAACTATGGCGTGCGCACTGTGGGCAGAAGCGGGAAGGCCTACCTGCGCCTGCTCCGCGAAGTACGGGTAGCGCCGCCCGTTGTCGTGGTGCCGGTGCCGCGCTACCCTGACCGGTATGAAGACCGCAGGCATGACGGCCGCTATGAGGAACCAAGGCATGACGACCGCAATGACCGCACGCCTCCCCGCTACGAAGACTACGACGACGATGCCTGCCGCAACCTGCTGACAGCCGA
This window of the Pontibacter russatus genome carries:
- a CDS encoding outer membrane beta-barrel protein — protein: MKKSLLAVLLLLSSFAAAAQQQDTAKLSAEVEKRFYVGVGVSTVSYMLSFNSMLGGSIEPLVTPHIGYRLNRRLNVQLSIGYDKDREAFGGTYFENEEDEDKGILTYDDSYNTTWGWAVPIMLEFTPFNTNKRLQLYTTAKLVPTYGASEFQSIRRREGITTVLATDEGSGFNTFFIGGLLLKYRINRRIDAYLEGNLIYKDLQKYSPYAEYGPKTFGIGINYKL
- a CDS encoding outer membrane beta-barrel protein yields the protein MKYLLPSLFLLFSFTAIAQQPAKDSADEGKLYISAGLTNLGYHIYYDEPKSSGSIRSGYFHPISLNIGYKVNERIRVQAGLAYGWSKDSGEWSPGSADTLLYQDYSRTRAVAVPLSAQFVLFKAFRRFPVYGTATLMPAFGSTQAKSTETRHGVITSTEAKDRGMNVFATAGLGFNYKISNRFTGYLEYLFFKTNLTGKNSYHHDWNQFATKSEQIYWSLALGVNYRLK
- a CDS encoding DUF4476 domain-containing protein translates to MKKLLLPILLVLLALPVWAQASVLTFKAERGELFQVRLDGQTINHTPSTFVRLNNLRPGRHYLEFKVRSRHGVYNLGQRVLVRNGVESNYGVRTVGRSGKAYLRLLREVRVAPPVVVVPVPRYPDRYEDRRHDGRYEEPRHDDRNDRTPPRYEDYDDDACRNLLTAEEMDHLVQTMRSRDSESTKMSIAREAVRNGSIAAEDLKRVLQEFEFENARVEFAKYAYDYLCDREHFYYIYDAFSFDSSVEELERYSNGRR